The DNA region ATTGTCTGATTACAGTGTCGATAAAGTCTTTGTCGGCTCTTGTACTAATTCTCGTATTGAAGATATGCGCGCCGCCGCCGCGGTAGTAACTGCCGCCAATGGCAAAAAAGTAGCTGCTAATGTACAAGCTTTAATCGTTCCGGGTTCTGAACAAGTAAAAGCTCAAGCTGAAGCTGAAGGTTTGGATAAAATTTTCATCGATGCAGGCTTTGAATGGCGTTTGCCGGGTTGCTCTATGTGCCTTGCGATGAACAATGACCGTTTAGGACCTCAAGAGCGTTGTGCTTCCACCAGCAACCGTAACTTTGAAGGCCGTCAAGGTCGTGATGGCCGTACTCACTTAGTTAGCCCTGCCATGGCTGCGGCCGCCGCAATCGCTGGCTATTTTGTTGATATTCGTCAATTCAACTTATCGTCACAAACAGAAAAAACACAATAAGGAGCACACTATGTCACAAGGATTTCAAAAACATACCGGCCTAGTGGTTCCATTGGATATTGCTAATATTGATACCGATGCGATCATTCCAAAACAGTTTCTGCAAAAAGTAACCCGTACTGGATTTGGTCAACACTTGTTTAATGATTGGCGTTTTTTAGATGATGCCGGGCAACAACCAAACCCTGAATTCATTATGAACAAACCTCGTTATCAAGGCGCCAGTATTTTGCTAGCGCGTGAAAACTTTGGTTGTGGCTCATCGCGTGAGCATGCGCCTTGGGCATTAGCCGATTACGGTATTCAAGTGATGATTGCGCCAAGTTTTGCTGATATTTTCTATGGTAACTCGATCAACAACCAACTTGTGCCTGTAAAATTAACCGAAAGTGAAGTCGATGAATTATTCCAATTTGTTGAAACCAATGAAGGGGCACAAATCACCGTTGATCTAGAAGCAATGAGTGTTTCAGCCAACGGGAAAGCCTATTCGTTTGAAATTGATGAATTCCGCCGTCATTGCCTATTAAATGGCTTGGATAACATCGGTCTAACCTTACAACACGCCGATAAAATCGCGGAATTTGAAAATAATATTCCAAGCTTTTTGAAATAATAAAAGCCATTCTCATTATCAAATCCTAGTATGTATATCAGCTCAATTGACTGATTACATGCTAGGATTTTTATGAAAGAACCATTGCGTTTTATTGGTCTACCTTTATCTGTACATACCATAAATGAAGACTAACCATGTATCGACTCACGCTTTTACTACTTTCTCTTTTTTCTTTTAGCTCGATTGCCGCGCCTAAGGCTGAGCTTTGGCCTTATTGGAATGTGAGCAACGAAAAGAGTACTCAAGTTATCGACCATTCCGCATGGCAAACTATTCTCGATCATAACCTCGTTGTCGAAAGCAAAAATCACTTATTTCGTTATGCCACCATGAGTGATAAAGACAAACAAACGCTTCATCACTATCTGCAATCTTTAGCCAAGCTAGACCCACGCCAACTGAACAGACAAGAACAATTCGCCTATTGGATCAATCTATACAATGCATTAACCGTAAAACTTATTATTGATCATTATCCGCTACAATCCATCACCAAACTTGGTGGCCTCTTTTCGTTTGGCCCATGGGATGACAACATCACAACTATCAATAAAAAAGAGTTAACGTTAAATGATATTGAACATCGTATTTTACGCCCTATCTGGAAAGATAAACGAATCCATTATGCCCTCAATTGTGCCAGCTTAGGTTGCCCGAATTTAGCGTCTAACGCCTTTACCTCAAGCAATACCGAAGCGTTATTAAAACAGGCTGAAAATGAATTTGTGAATAGCAATAAAGGCGTCAACATCCACAATGATACGGTGCAATTGTCATCAATTTTCAAATGGTATGCGATCGATTTTGGCGGAGAATCTGAGGTCATAAAATACCTTTCTTCATTTTATCCATCACTTAGCCAGATAACGAAAAAGCCCAGTTATGATTACAACTGGGCTTTAAATGAAAAGAAAGAATGAAAAAAATACATCACCTAAATTCTAGATAATTAAGCTTACTTAAATCCTTTTTCTTTCTTAATAAGATCATAAGCGCTCTGAATTTCTTGCGCTTTTTGTTTTGCGACTTCCATCATCTCTGGTGGTAAACCTTTTGCAACTAGCTTATCAGGATGGTGCTCATTCATCAGCTTACGGTGAGCCCGTTTGATGGTTTTAGAATCAGCTTCTTTATCCACACCTAATAAATCATAAGCATCGTTCAGTTGTGAAGCTGTGGTACGTTGTTGCCACTGCCCCCCGCCAGATTGTTGGCCTTGCTGCTGATAGCCGCCAAAACCACCACCTTGCTGAAAACGAAATGCCGCTTCTTGCATCCGCAAACGCTGCTGTAAATATTGAGCCGTAAATCCTAACTCTTGCGCAACAGTTTGCAGGACTTGTATTTCACTAGGGTGTAATTCACCATCAGCAAAAGCCGCTGAAATTTGTAATTCAAGGAAAAACTGCAACAAATCACGTCGGCGACCTGCCGAAAATCGCACCTTACGCAAAGTTTCTAACAATGGAAAATCTGATTCCTTCCCTTGGCGAAAAGCTTCTTGAGCAATTTTCTTTTGCTCATCGCTAAGGTTCATGCGATCCATCATGACCGAAGCCAATTGAATTTCTTCTTTCGTTACTTGGCCCTTGGCTTTCGCAACATGCCCCATAACCGCATAAGCAGCCTGAAAAAATTCCGTTTGGCGTTCCGCTTGAGATGCCCCAGAGCCAAATGCAGATTGGAACCCGCGCTGATTTCTTCGTGCTTTATCAAACTGGTGACCTATAAAGCACCCAATAATCGCGCCAGGAATCGCGCCAATCATCGAGCCAAACAGAATACCTAATAATTTACCTAACATATGTCGATTCCAAATCCCAAACTATGAATTTTTATTGTTAACTATTGTCTGTATAGTGTCGATTCTCATAAGATTCTTATATGATATAGAAATCTATACTTAATTCGTCTTATTTCTGTAAATAACCGTTATCTTTAAATATCGTCTCATTCAGTTTTCACAGGAAAAACTTATTCAATGTTTTCAATTTCTCGCACTTTTCTTACCACACTTATAAGTGCAGCCTTTTTGCCTACCGCTTTCGCAAATGAAAGTAGTAGTGATAGTGTGCCGGAAATCATTCCTACCGATCAATGTATCGCACCGGAAAAAACATCACCTGACGCTCCTGAAGAGCCCGTCAATATCGAAGCCGATAGCATTAATGCAAAAGGACGAAATGAAGCGGTCTACCAAGGTGATGTTGTCGTAACCCAAGGCCACAAAACCATCACAGCAGATACTGTCACCGTCAACCAAGCGGACAATAGTGTACTCGCAGACGGTAATGTGACAATGAACGATGGACAAATCAAGTCTAAATCCAATAAAGTCAAATCCGATCTTAAAGGCGATCGCATTGAGTTCCATAACACCCAGTATAAATTACTTTGTCAAACCGCCCGTGGAGAAGCCGCTTATATTTTAAAAGATGGCCAAGCGATCTATAGCATGGAAGATGGCTCGTTAACCACTTGCCCAGAAGGCAATAAATCCTGGCGAGTCAAAGCCTCTGATATTGATATCGATAATGATGAAGAAGAAGCGACGTTTTATAATACGCGCTTTGAAATTCTCGATGTACCTGTTTTTTATTGGCCTTACATTACCGTACCGATCGGTGACAAACGTAAAACAGGTTTTTTATACCCGACGGGAGGCTACGATACTAAGAATGGTTTAGAAATTAATGTCCCTATCTATTTTAACTTAGCGCCTAATTACGATTTAACCACCACGATAAACTATATGGAAAAGCGTGGCGTTCAATTTAATAATGAACTTCGTTACCTAACGGATGGCTTTGGCTCCGGTACAGTAAATTTTGAATACCTAAATGATGACGACCTCTACCAAGATAAAGGGGCTCGCTGGGGATTAAACTTAACTCATGATGGCATCTATGATCGCAATTGGAAGTTCTCAGTTGATTACTCCCGAGTCAGCGATGATACTTACTTAGATGATCTAGACTCAAGCATCGGTAATCGTGAAGATGGTCAATTACTTCAATCGGGTGAAGTCTCTTACCGTACTGATTTCTCAGATACCACATTAAAAGTTCGTGACTTTCAAATTCTTACTGGGGCAACGCCTTACCGCTTAATGCCACAATTACAATATCAATACCACAGACCTGAAGTACTGCCTCATGTTAATTTTGAATGGGACAGCCACATCAGTCGCTTTGAAACAGATAACGATCAATTACCTGACGCTACTCGTGTTCATGTTGAGCCAAGCCTTATTGTGCCGTTTTATGCACCTTGGGGGCAGCTAACCTCTGAAGCAAAGTTAATGTATACCTATTACGAACAAGATTTGAAAAATGGAAGTGTTTCAGCTGCAGATTCCGATCTAAAAGAAAGCGCACAGCGAGTGGTGCCTGAATATCGCCTTAACGGCTCATTGTTCATGGATAACAACCAACGCTTACTTGGCGGTTACACTCAAACGCTTGAACCTCGTATGCAGTATCTTTATATCCCCGAAGTCGATCAATCGGAAATATACAGTGGTTACGATACAACACTCTTACAATCGGATTACTATGGCTTATTCCGCGATATGAAATACAGTAGTGTTGACTTTATTGCGCCTGCAAATCAGTTAAGCTACGGGGCTACATCACGTTTTTATGACGAGAACTATAAAGAACGTTTCAACTTATCACTTGGTCAAATTTATTACATTAATCCAAGCAGTGATGAAGCCAATCTTTCTGCTTGGGCTCTGGAAAATGAATGGAATATAAGTGATTCCTGGCTTTATAAAGGCGGACTACAATACGACAGCAATGTATCCACTTTACAGTTGGCAAATAGCACCCTCGAATATAAGATCCCATCCGGTGGCTACGCCCAGCTAAACTATCGCTATATCTCTAAAGATTACATAGCAGATAACGCGCCCAACATTTCAGAAAGTCAGCTCAACACCTACACACGAGACGGCATTTCACAAGCAGGTATTTTGACCAATTTTACCGTTGCTCAACGTTGGAGTGTGCAAGCAAACTACTATCACGACATGACTGAAAACGACATGTTAGAAAGCTTACTTGGCGTGACTTATAATGATGACTGCTGGTTCCTTGGCCTTACCTTCTCTCGTCATATATTATCTTCTGGTGATGTGGCTCAAATATACCCAGAGCCGGGCCCAGAATACGAATCTAAAGTCAGTTTAAATATCGGCATCAAAGGCTTAGGCCAAAATGCAGGCGTAGAATACAGCGATGGTGGTAACTCACTCGGTTACGGTCGCCCATTTAGCCTTGCCAATTAATGAACCGATTTGCCAGTCATGCTAATATGGCTGGCTTTCTCTACTTTGTAATTATTTTGTTGTACTAATTGGAAATCAGAAATAATGAAGATATGGATCCCCGCATTATTCAGTGTATTGACCCTTCTCGGCTCACCAATTGTGTCGGCTACGCCACAATCACTCGATCACGTTGTTGCTATCGTCAATAATGGTGTAATTTTACAGACCGATATCGACACAGCAATGAAAACGGTTAAAGCTAATGCAGGCGAAAAAGGACAACCACTCCCCCCAGCGGACGTCCTCAAAGAGCAAGTATTAGAAAAGTTGGTACTCGATGAAATTCAATTACAAGAAGCAAAACGAATGGGGATTCAAATTGATGACCAACGTTTAGATCAAGCAATTCAAAGCATCGCGAAAGAAAATGGTCAAACTCTTGAACAATTAACAGCATCGTTGCAACTACAAGGACTCACTTACCCAGTATTTCGTGAGCAGATCCGTAAAGAAATGGCGGTTAGTGAAGCGAGGAACGCCCAAGTACGACGCCGAGTGAATATTTCGCCATCTGAAGTTGAAACCCTCGCCGCACTATTAGCAGAAAGAACGACGGAAACGGTCGAGTATAAAATAGCTCAAATACAATTACATTTTTCTGATGATAAAGAAGCAACCGAACAACAGGCCGAAGAACTAGTCTCCCGATTAAAACAAGGCGAAGATTTCTCGACCTTAGCCTACACCTACTCAAAAGGCCCTAAAGCTTTACAAGGTGGTGATTGGGGGTGGATGCGCAAAGAAGAAATGCCAACTATATTTGCCGACCAAATTACCACCCAAGGCCGTGGCGCGATTATTGGTCCATTTCGTAGTGGCGTGGGTTTCCACATTTTGATGATACAAGATGTAAAAGGTCTGGAAACGGTTGCTGTGACTGAGGTCAATGCTCAACACATTCTCATTAAACCTTCTATCATCTTAAGTGATGAAGGGGCGAAAAAAGAATTAGATGGTTTCATTGAACAAATTAACTCAGGTAAACGAACATTTGGGGAGTTAGCCCAACAATATAGCCAAGATCCTGGTTCAGCCGTTGCTAATGGTATATTAGGATTCCAGACAGCAGACAACTACGTACCTGAATTTAAACATCAAGTCGAAACATTACCAATTGGACAAATAAGCCCTCCATTCAAAACAGTTCATGGTTGGCACATTGTAAAAGTCCTCGATCGTCGCTCGGTCGATAAAACAGAATCAGCCATGAAAAATCGCGCCTATCAAATATTGTTTAAGCGTAAATTTAATGAAGAAGCTGGCGCATGGCTGCAAGAAATTAGAGCCAGTGCCTACGTTGAAGTTTTAGATAAAAATAATGAGCAAAATAACAATGACAAAGGTTAAACGTATTGTCATTACCGCTGGAGAACCGGCGGGAATCGGCCCCGATTTGGTATTAGCGCTTTCTCAGTATGAATGGCCTCATCAATTAATTGTGTGTGCC from Vibrio casei includes:
- the djlA gene encoding co-chaperone DjlA, with product MLGKLLGILFGSMIGAIPGAIIGCFIGHQFDKARRNQRGFQSAFGSGASQAERQTEFFQAAYAVMGHVAKAKGQVTKEEIQLASVMMDRMNLSDEQKKIAQEAFRQGKESDFPLLETLRKVRFSAGRRRDLLQFFLELQISAAFADGELHPSEIQVLQTVAQELGFTAQYLQQRLRMQEAAFRFQQGGGFGGYQQQGQQSGGGQWQQRTTASQLNDAYDLLGVDKEADSKTIKRAHRKLMNEHHPDKLVAKGLPPEMMEVAKQKAQEIQSAYDLIKKEKGFK
- a CDS encoding DUF547 domain-containing protein, encoding MYRLTLLLLSLFSFSSIAAPKAELWPYWNVSNEKSTQVIDHSAWQTILDHNLVVESKNHLFRYATMSDKDKQTLHHYLQSLAKLDPRQLNRQEQFAYWINLYNALTVKLIIDHYPLQSITKLGGLFSFGPWDDNITTINKKELTLNDIEHRILRPIWKDKRIHYALNCASLGCPNLASNAFTSSNTEALLKQAENEFVNSNKGVNIHNDTVQLSSIFKWYAIDFGGESEVIKYLSSFYPSLSQITKKPSYDYNWALNEKKE
- the surA gene encoding peptidylprolyl isomerase SurA, with the translated sequence MKIWIPALFSVLTLLGSPIVSATPQSLDHVVAIVNNGVILQTDIDTAMKTVKANAGEKGQPLPPADVLKEQVLEKLVLDEIQLQEAKRMGIQIDDQRLDQAIQSIAKENGQTLEQLTASLQLQGLTYPVFREQIRKEMAVSEARNAQVRRRVNISPSEVETLAALLAERTTETVEYKIAQIQLHFSDDKEATEQQAEELVSRLKQGEDFSTLAYTYSKGPKALQGGDWGWMRKEEMPTIFADQITTQGRGAIIGPFRSGVGFHILMIQDVKGLETVAVTEVNAQHILIKPSIILSDEGAKKELDGFIEQINSGKRTFGELAQQYSQDPGSAVANGILGFQTADNYVPEFKHQVETLPIGQISPPFKTVHGWHIVKVLDRRSVDKTESAMKNRAYQILFKRKFNEEAGAWLQEIRASAYVEVLDKNNEQNNNDKG
- the lptD gene encoding LPS assembly protein LptD, which translates into the protein MFSISRTFLTTLISAAFLPTAFANESSSDSVPEIIPTDQCIAPEKTSPDAPEEPVNIEADSINAKGRNEAVYQGDVVVTQGHKTITADTVTVNQADNSVLADGNVTMNDGQIKSKSNKVKSDLKGDRIEFHNTQYKLLCQTARGEAAYILKDGQAIYSMEDGSLTTCPEGNKSWRVKASDIDIDNDEEEATFYNTRFEILDVPVFYWPYITVPIGDKRKTGFLYPTGGYDTKNGLEINVPIYFNLAPNYDLTTTINYMEKRGVQFNNELRYLTDGFGSGTVNFEYLNDDDLYQDKGARWGLNLTHDGIYDRNWKFSVDYSRVSDDTYLDDLDSSIGNREDGQLLQSGEVSYRTDFSDTTLKVRDFQILTGATPYRLMPQLQYQYHRPEVLPHVNFEWDSHISRFETDNDQLPDATRVHVEPSLIVPFYAPWGQLTSEAKLMYTYYEQDLKNGSVSAADSDLKESAQRVVPEYRLNGSLFMDNNQRLLGGYTQTLEPRMQYLYIPEVDQSEIYSGYDTTLLQSDYYGLFRDMKYSSVDFIAPANQLSYGATSRFYDENYKERFNLSLGQIYYINPSSDEANLSAWALENEWNISDSWLYKGGLQYDSNVSTLQLANSTLEYKIPSGGYAQLNYRYISKDYIADNAPNISESQLNTYTRDGISQAGILTNFTVAQRWSVQANYYHDMTENDMLESLLGVTYNDDCWFLGLTFSRHILSSGDVAQIYPEPGPEYESKVSLNIGIKGLGQNAGVEYSDGGNSLGYGRPFSLAN
- the leuD gene encoding 3-isopropylmalate dehydratase small subunit — its product is MSQGFQKHTGLVVPLDIANIDTDAIIPKQFLQKVTRTGFGQHLFNDWRFLDDAGQQPNPEFIMNKPRYQGASILLARENFGCGSSREHAPWALADYGIQVMIAPSFADIFYGNSINNQLVPVKLTESEVDELFQFVETNEGAQITVDLEAMSVSANGKAYSFEIDEFRRHCLLNGLDNIGLTLQHADKIAEFENNIPSFLK